The nucleotide sequence GGCTGGCAAGATATTCTTCGCGTGTGATGCTCTCGTCGCGGTCCTTGTCATAACGGTTGAAGCGGCGCTCCTCCCGGCTTGTCGGCGTGGCTTCAGGCACGGTGTCGGGCAGGTCGGGCGCCTCGGCCACCGTTTGCGCCGGCATCGGCGCGGGTGGAACGACCACATCGGCCACCGCACTTGCGCGGAACAGGAACAGTGCGGCGCCCGCCATCAACAGCCCCGCCAGCGCCCCGACCCAATATCGCCACATCGTCAATCCCCCCTTTCGTCCCTGCCCCGCTTTATCGTCCCGTCAGGCGATGCCATGCCAGCCTGGCCACACGCCGCGGCGTCGCCGCAGGCAGCGGCAGGTCGCGCGGTGCGGTCAGATCCATGCTCGCCTGCTGAACCATCGCCCCCAGCACCCGCGCCCGGCGTGGCCACGGCGCCGCGCGTGCGCGCGTCAGGGACGCTTGCGCTTCACCGGCAGCGGCCGATGCAGCGGCTTCGTCGCTCAAGGATCGGGACAGATCGGCCAGTGCCCAGCCGCGCCCACCCTCGACCGGCGCCTCAGCCCGCAGCACGCGGGCCGCGAGACCGAACAGGCGCACACCACGCGCGTCGGCAAAGGTCGCACGGACGGCCGCATCGCCCGGCTCACCGTCCAGCAGCGCCTCCCACCCCTCGACCAACGTCGCCAGTTCCGCACCGCTGACGCCGCGCCCGACCACGTCCGAAGCGAGTGCCACCAGCACCGGCTGGGCCGGCGGGGCGGCGCTGTCCAGCTTGGTCAGTGCGTCATGCCACCATGTCAGCCGCATCTGGGCGATCATCGGCTCACGCGCGTGGCGCAGGACATCGGCCAGCGTTGCGTCCAGATCGAACAGAGCGTTCACCCCGCCACGTGCCTCTTTAGGGGCATAGGACAGGATCAGCCGCCGCTCGGCGGCGCGCGCTTCCGCGCCGGGTGCAGGGGTGGATGCGGCGTTAACCATGCTGTTTCAATCCGGCTTATCGCTTGGTGGCGCATAGGGCCAGACCGGACCGAATTGTCAAACCAGAGCAAGGCGCGGATTAACATATGTGGAGGTCTATCGGCACGATGCAGGCGGCAGGCTTCCTCAGCCGGCTGGCGCGCGACAGGCGGGGCAATGTGCTGGCCATCACCGCGGCCGCCATGATCCCGCTTTGCGGCATGATCGGCGGCGGACTCGACCTGTCACGCATCTACATCGTCAAAACGCGGCTGCAGCATGCATGCGATGCAGGGGCGCTTGCCGGGCGAAAGTCGATGGGCGGCGGCACCTGGGGCCAGCAGAACAACATGCCGCGCGCCATGGCCGAGCGGTTCTTTGACGCCAACATCCGTCAGGACGTTTACGGCGCGACCGAAATCAGCCGCAGCTATGCCGAAAGCGCGGGCAAGATCACCGGCACCGCATCGGCCAAGCTGCCGATGACGCTGATGCGCGTGCTGGGCAAGGACAGTGAAACGCTGTCGGTAACGTGCGAAACCGAAATGCGCCTGCCCAATACGGACGTGATGTTCGTGCTGGACGTCACCGGTTCGATGGGAAGCAAGGCTGTTTCGAGTGATACGGAAACCAAGATCGTCGGTCTGCGACGGGCCGTGCTGTGCTTCTATGAAATCGTCGCCCGGCTGGACACCACTGCCGTTTGCGACGGCGGCGCGCCGTCTGGCGGGACCGGCAATCAGGTCCAGATCCGCTTCGGCTTCGTTCCCTATAATACCAATGTGAATGTCGGCTATCTGCTGCCCACCAATTTCTTTGCCGATCGCTGGAGCTATCAGTCGCGTCGGCCGGAAATGCAGGCGGGTTATCAATGGGTCGTGAAAGACGGCTATCCCAAGAGCAGTTACGAAGACGTGCAGCTAAGCGGCGTAGCCAAGGACAGCTGCAATGACCAAAACGCTAGCCGCCTTAACACCCGGAATGAACAGACATCGGGTAACACCCGCCGCGTGATCGAAACCATTCACACCGTTACCGGATGGAGTGGTCGGGACAACGGAACTTGCTACGGCAAAAGAGAGACCAAAACGACGGAATCTGAATGGCGATATGGCGAAACATTCCGTCAGTGGGTCTACGAGCCGGTCGAACACCCAGTCGGCCGCCTGAAGAATGGCAGTCAGTGGAATCGGACGCTACAGCTGCCGCTTGGTCGGGAGGGCGCGGATACGACGATCCGCTGGGACGGATGCATCGAAGAACGCAAGACCGTTACAGGCACCAACTTTGATCCCATTCCGGCGAACGCCATCGATCTCCAGATCGATCGCATTCCGGATTCGGATGACAGCCGCTGGGCGCCGTTGCTTCAGGATGTGATCTATACGCGGCGGGTGAACAATTATTATACCCGTGACACCGTCAAGACATCGGACGATCTAGCCCAGCACCAGTCTTATTCGTGCCCGACCGAGGGACGGACGCTTCAGCAGTGGAACGATCCGAACGCCTTTTCCAGCTACGTGAACAGCCTGCAACCATCAGGCAATACCTATCACGATATCGGCCTGCTGTGGGGGGCGCGCCTGATGTCGCCGACCGGCATTTTTGCCAGCAGCAATGCATTCACACCGCAGGG is from Sphingomonas sp. IW22 and encodes:
- a CDS encoding histidine kinase, translated to MWRYWVGALAGLLMAGAALFLFRASAVADVVVPPAPMPAQTVAEAPDLPDTVPEATPTSREERRFNRYDKDRDESITREEYLASRRKAFAKLDRNGDGRLDFEEWAIRTTTKFAGADKDSSKTLTRAEFATTAVKRRAPRRRCECPPTPPPAETDEG
- a CDS encoding pilus assembly protein TadG-related protein, translating into MLAITAAAMIPLCGMIGGGLDLSRIYIVKTRLQHACDAGALAGRKSMGGGTWGQQNNMPRAMAERFFDANIRQDVYGATEISRSYAESAGKITGTASAKLPMTLMRVLGKDSETLSVTCETEMRLPNTDVMFVLDVTGSMGSKAVSSDTETKIVGLRRAVLCFYEIVARLDTTAVCDGGAPSGGTGNQVQIRFGFVPYNTNVNVGYLLPTNFFADRWSYQSRRPEMQAGYQWVVKDGYPKSSYEDVQLSGVAKDSCNDQNASRLNTRNEQTSGNTRRVIETIHTVTGWSGRDNGTCYGKRETKTTESEWRYGETFRQWVYEPVEHPVGRLKNGSQWNRTLQLPLGREGADTTIRWDGCIEERKTVTGTNFDPIPANAIDLQIDRIPDSDDSRWAPLLQDVIYTRRVNNYYTRDTVKTSDDLAQHQSYSCPTEGRTLQQWNDPNAFSSYVNSLQPSGNTYHDIGLLWGARLMSPTGIFASSNAFTPQGGEIQRHVIFMTDGDTVTSNFGYSAYGVPWYDRRNVANPGGTGGSFNNEVNARFSAICREVRKLKDTTLWVISFGDGSNSTTEQRLEQCATSGRYFTARDSAALQRTFRSIADQISALRLTK
- a CDS encoding squalene/phytoene synthase family protein, with protein sequence MVNAASTPAPGAEARAAERRLILSYAPKEARGGVNALFDLDATLADVLRHAREPMIAQMRLTWWHDALTKLDSAAPPAQPVLVALASDVVGRGVSGAELATLVEGWEALLDGEPGDAAVRATFADARGVRLFGLAARVLRAEAPVEGGRGWALADLSRSLSDEAAASAAAGEAQASLTRARAAPWPRRARVLGAMVQQASMDLTAPRDLPLPAATPRRVARLAWHRLTGR